A stretch of the Desulfitobacterium chlororespirans DSM 11544 genome encodes the following:
- a CDS encoding BlaI/MecI/CopY family transcriptional regulator, with protein MTSPQKLPDSELEIMMLIWDAEEKVTSDYLMQRLAKAWQKTTVLNFLNRLCERGFLTFHKEGRLNIYEPLVEKEDYLRNESRTFLRKMHRDSLASLVASLYDGRSVSKEDLAELKRFIEEAE; from the coding sequence ATGACGAGCCCGCAGAAGCTTCCCGATAGTGAGCTGGAAATCATGATGCTGATATGGGACGCGGAGGAAAAAGTCACCTCCGACTATCTCATGCAGCGCCTGGCCAAGGCCTGGCAAAAAACGACCGTGCTTAATTTTTTGAACCGTCTTTGTGAGCGCGGCTTCTTAACGTTCCATAAGGAGGGGCGTTTAAATATTTACGAACCTCTGGTGGAAAAAGAGGATTATTTGCGGAACGAAAGCCGGACGTTCCTGCGCAAAATGCACCGCGATTCGCTGGCCAGCCTGGTAGCGTCCCTTTATGACGGGCGGAGCGTTTCCAAAGAAGATCTGGCGGAGCTGAAACGGTTTATCGAGGAGGCGGAGTAG
- a CDS encoding ABC-F family ATP-binding cassette domain-containing protein: MNLLTAESLSKSYGIKPLFQDISLGIEEGQKIGLIGVNGTGKSTLLKILAGLEQPEQGQITTNNELQLEYLPQEPDFDPEATVLQQVFKGNSPLMKLLRDYETALERLNQDPNSESYQNTLLQLGQKMDSHNAWQIESEAKAVLTKLGITQFDIPIGTLSGGQRKRVALAGALIQPSNVLILDEPTNHIDNEMVDWLENYLHKLKGALLMVTHDRYFLDRVANRIFELDRGKLYAYPGNYSRFLELKAERDEQEEASERKRQNILRNELAWMRRGAQARTTKQKARIDRFEQLQADQPEEKTGKVNVSTGAARLGKKVIQCSHLRKSYPGSGMVIADFSIILAKYDRIGIIGPNGSGKSTLLNILAGRIEADAGEIEWGPTVKLGYFAQEYREFEPQTKVIDVIKAVAEVIPTSDGGVLTASQMLERFLFTPAQQWTPVEKLSGGEKRRLYLLQVLMSSPNVLLLDEPTNDLDIQTLSILEDYLENFPGVVITVSHDRFFLDRVVEQILAFEGQGRIHSSIGNYTDYREHLARRIAEEQFSRETLAKAQKLSGQSSKPGEVEETGNQAKPKERLLKMSYKEQREYEQIEDRIAGLEGQLEQVNQGMAEAGSNYGKLNELLKTKDDLEKQLEESLERWTYLSELAEEIAGRKSPQE; encoded by the coding sequence ATGAATCTGTTAACTGCTGAATCCCTAAGCAAGAGTTATGGAATTAAGCCTTTGTTCCAGGATATTTCTTTAGGGATAGAGGAAGGTCAAAAAATTGGGTTGATCGGGGTCAACGGGACAGGGAAATCCACCTTGCTGAAGATTCTGGCCGGCTTGGAGCAGCCGGAGCAAGGGCAAATCACGACCAATAACGAGCTGCAGTTGGAATATCTTCCCCAAGAGCCGGACTTCGATCCAGAGGCTACGGTATTGCAGCAGGTCTTTAAAGGCAATTCCCCGCTCATGAAGCTGCTCAGGGACTATGAAACGGCCTTGGAACGGCTGAATCAAGATCCCAACAGCGAAAGTTATCAAAATACCCTGCTCCAGCTGGGGCAGAAGATGGACAGCCACAATGCCTGGCAAATCGAGAGTGAGGCTAAAGCCGTTCTCACTAAGCTGGGGATAACCCAGTTTGATATTCCCATCGGGACTCTGTCCGGAGGACAGCGTAAACGGGTGGCCTTAGCCGGTGCGCTGATTCAGCCATCCAATGTGTTGATTCTGGATGAACCTACCAACCATATCGATAATGAGATGGTGGATTGGTTGGAGAATTATTTGCATAAGCTTAAGGGTGCTCTTTTGATGGTCACTCATGATCGCTATTTTCTAGATCGGGTGGCGAATCGAATTTTTGAATTGGATCGGGGAAAACTTTATGCATATCCGGGGAATTACAGCCGTTTTCTAGAATTAAAGGCGGAGCGTGATGAGCAGGAAGAGGCTTCAGAAAGAAAGCGGCAAAATATCCTGCGCAATGAACTGGCCTGGATGCGCCGGGGAGCCCAAGCCCGCACCACCAAGCAAAAAGCGCGCATTGATCGGTTTGAACAGCTCCAAGCGGATCAGCCTGAAGAGAAGACCGGGAAGGTAAACGTGTCGACCGGAGCAGCCAGGTTGGGGAAAAAAGTTATCCAGTGTTCTCATCTGCGTAAATCATACCCCGGCTCAGGGATGGTTATTGCTGATTTCAGTATCATTCTGGCTAAATACGATCGAATTGGGATCATTGGCCCCAACGGCAGCGGCAAGTCCACCCTATTGAATATTTTGGCTGGGCGGATTGAGGCTGATGCCGGGGAGATCGAATGGGGGCCCACAGTAAAGCTGGGGTACTTTGCCCAGGAATACCGGGAGTTTGAACCACAGACCAAAGTGATCGATGTGATTAAAGCCGTGGCGGAAGTGATTCCAACTTCTGATGGAGGAGTTCTGACAGCCTCACAAATGCTGGAGCGCTTCCTTTTCACTCCGGCCCAGCAATGGACTCCCGTGGAAAAGCTCTCCGGAGGAGAGAAACGGAGACTTTATCTGTTGCAGGTCTTGATGAGTTCTCCTAATGTGCTGCTGCTGGATGAGCCGACCAATGATCTGGATATACAAACCCTTAGTATTCTCGAAGATTATCTGGAGAATTTTCCCGGAGTGGTGATTACAGTATCCCATGACCGCTTTTTCCTGGATAGGGTGGTGGAGCAGATTCTGGCCTTTGAGGGTCAAGGAAGAATCCATTCCTCCATAGGGAACTATACAGACTACAGGGAGCATCTGGCCAGGCGGATTGCAGAGGAGCAGTTCTCCAGAGAAACTCTTGCCAAGGCGCAGAAGCTAAGCGGCCAAAGCTCGAAGCCGGGTGAGGTTGAGGAGACTGGGAATCAGGCCAAGCCAAAAGAACGCCTCTTGAAAATGAGCTATAAAGAGCAGCGGGAGTATGAACAGATTGAAGACCGAATTGCCGGTCTTGAGGGTCAATTGGAACAAGTGAATCAAGGCATGGCGGAAGCGGGAAGCAATTACGGCAAATTGAACGAATTGCTGAAAACAAAAGATGACTTGGAGAAACAGCTGGAAGAATCTCTGGAGCGCTGGACCTATCTCAGTGAGCTTGCCGAGGAGATCGCAGGTCGTAAATCTCCCCAAGAGTAA
- a CDS encoding VUT family protein, whose amino-acid sequence MLIVLAYLAANVAANLSVTYFGPISTPINAFLLIAFDLVARDKLHEQWSRKHLWPKMLLLVGTGALLSWFINRNAGPIAVASFIAFLLTGITDTAVYQALRKHPRFVKVNSSNIVSAAVDSIAFPTLAFGMFIPYAVFGQFFAKVFGGYIWSLILFRKDRPKLDDGLKTT is encoded by the coding sequence ATGCTCATTGTATTAGCATATTTGGCGGCCAATGTAGCAGCTAATTTATCGGTAACTTATTTTGGCCCGATCTCAACACCGATTAATGCATTTTTGCTTATTGCTTTTGACTTGGTCGCCCGGGATAAGCTCCATGAGCAATGGAGCCGCAAGCATCTCTGGCCGAAAATGCTGCTGTTGGTAGGAACCGGTGCTTTATTGTCCTGGTTTATCAATCGCAATGCCGGGCCCATAGCCGTGGCCTCGTTTATCGCCTTTTTGCTTACCGGTATTACGGACACTGCCGTTTACCAGGCCTTAAGGAAGCATCCCCGCTTTGTCAAGGTCAACAGTTCCAATATTGTCTCTGCGGCGGTGGATTCCATCGCTTTTCCGACCTTGGCCTTCGGGATGTTTATTCCCTATGCTGTATTTGGACAATTTTTTGCCAAGGTTTTCGGTGGTTACATTTGGTCATTGATTCTGTTCAGAAAGGACAGGCCAAAATTGGATGACGGCTTAAAGACCACCTGA
- the queC gene encoding 7-cyano-7-deazaguanine synthase QueC: MKKAVVLLSGGLDSTTCMSVAHKAGYELYPLSFDYGQRHQRELEAAKAVAQYYKAKEHRIIKIDNVGGSALTDSSIQVPDYAEDGQIPVTYVPARNILFLSYALGYGEAIGAEAIFIGISSVDYSGYPDCRPEFLQAFQKVVDVGTKAGVSGQTIEIKAPLIYLSKAETIQLAAENGAPLHETTSCYRGGEKACGTCDSCTLRLKGFAEAGIKDPITYVNQGDRSCFSTPLED; this comes from the coding sequence ATGAAAAAGGCTGTCGTATTGCTCTCAGGCGGCTTGGACAGCACGACCTGTATGAGTGTTGCCCATAAGGCCGGGTATGAGCTATATCCTTTATCCTTTGATTACGGTCAAAGGCATCAACGGGAATTGGAGGCAGCAAAAGCGGTTGCCCAATACTATAAAGCCAAAGAGCATCGGATCATTAAGATCGATAATGTAGGAGGCAGTGCCTTAACGGATTCCTCCATTCAGGTTCCGGATTACGCAGAGGATGGCCAAATACCCGTGACCTACGTTCCCGCCCGCAATATTCTTTTCTTAAGCTATGCTTTAGGTTATGGAGAGGCTATCGGAGCGGAGGCCATCTTTATCGGTATCAGTTCCGTGGATTACAGCGGCTATCCTGATTGCCGGCCGGAGTTTTTGCAGGCTTTCCAGAAGGTTGTGGATGTAGGAACGAAAGCAGGCGTGAGCGGCCAAACCATTGAAATCAAAGCGCCGCTGATTTATCTTTCCAAAGCGGAAACCATCCAATTGGCTGCGGAGAATGGCGCTCCCCTGCATGAGACCACAAGCTGTTACCGCGGCGGCGAAAAGGCCTGCGGAACCTGTGACAGCTGTACCTTAAGACTCAAGGGATTTGCTGAAGCAGGTATCAAGGACCCCATAACCTATGTGAATCAAGGGGACAGGTCTTGTTTTTCAACGCCCCTGGAAGATTGA
- a CDS encoding HD domain-containing protein, with the protein MISERMEKQLDFIVAIDALKDITRQSITTGSRRQENDAEHSWHLAVMAMILSEYAEDQTIDIAKVISMVLIHDLVEIYAGDTYCYDEKGYEDKAEREQEAADRLFNMLPEDQTQRMMSLWQEFEEMETKEAAFAATLDRFQPLLLNYNTEGHTWQRPGITSEKVLKRTEIAKERVPQLYEYIERLIQRSIERGMLKP; encoded by the coding sequence TTGATCAGCGAAAGAATGGAAAAGCAGCTGGATTTCATAGTAGCCATTGACGCCTTAAAGGATATAACCCGGCAGAGCATTACCACCGGCAGCAGGCGCCAGGAGAATGATGCAGAGCATTCATGGCATTTAGCGGTGATGGCGATGATTCTCTCCGAATATGCCGAGGATCAAACCATCGATATTGCTAAAGTGATCAGCATGGTGCTGATCCATGACCTGGTGGAAATTTATGCCGGAGATACGTATTGTTATGATGAGAAAGGGTATGAAGATAAGGCAGAAAGAGAGCAGGAGGCGGCAGACCGCTTATTTAATATGCTTCCCGAGGATCAGACCCAAAGGATGATGAGCCTTTGGCAGGAGTTTGAAGAGATGGAGACCAAGGAAGCGGCTTTTGCGGCGACTTTGGATCGTTTCCAACCTTTGCTGCTTAATTACAATACAGAAGGTCATACTTGGCAAAGACCTGGAATCACCAGCGAAAAAGTATTAAAGCGCACTGAGATAGCCAAAGAAAGAGTCCCCCAACTCTACGAATATATCGAAAGATTGATTCAGAGGTCAATCGAAAGAGGAATGCTCAAACCATGA
- a CDS encoding YaiI/YqxD family protein, with amino-acid sequence MKILIDADACPKAVLQICLKKGRQYGIPVWTVASFNHEITSDHHIVVGNAPQEADLKVVNLSEAGDIIVTQDIGLAAMVLGKGARALSPAGKEYRPESIANLLEERELKAKYRRSGGRTKGPSKRTPVEDQVFEEILLRLLQG; translated from the coding sequence ATGAAGATTTTGATCGATGCTGATGCCTGCCCGAAAGCTGTTCTTCAGATCTGCCTGAAAAAGGGTCGTCAATATGGTATCCCCGTGTGGACAGTAGCTAGTTTTAACCACGAGATTACCTCGGATCATCATATTGTCGTTGGCAACGCTCCTCAGGAAGCGGATCTTAAAGTAGTGAATCTGAGTGAGGCGGGGGATATTATCGTGACCCAGGATATCGGTCTGGCTGCCATGGTATTGGGCAAAGGAGCCAGAGCCTTGAGTCCAGCCGGTAAGGAATACCGTCCTGAATCAATAGCTAATTTATTGGAAGAAAGAGAGCTAAAGGCCAAATACCGCCGTTCGGGAGGAAGAACCAAAGGTCCCAGCAAACGAACCCCGGTTGAAGACCAGGTTTTTGAAGAAATACTGCTCAGGTTGCTGCAGGGATAA
- a CDS encoding IMP dehydrogenase, translating to MALFFDEPSRTFGEYLLVPGYSSTACIAANVSLKTPVVKFKKGEQSSIIMNIPLVSAIMQSVSDDKMAIALAKEGGIAFIYGSQTIENQAQMVSRVKNHKAGFVISDSNVKPEDTLADILALKEKTGHSTVAVTDDGTADGKLVGLVTSRDYRVSRMSTDTKVGEFMTKFEDLICADEKTTLKEANDIIWEHKLNSLPLIDKDQRLKTMVFRKDYDSNKENENELLDTSKRYVVGAGINTRDYAERIPALVNAGADVLCIDSSEGFTEWQKITIDWVREHYGDQVKVGAGNVVDREGFLFLAKAGADFVKVGIGGGSICITREQKGIGRGQATAVIEVAKARDEYFAETGIYVPICSDGGIVYDYHMTLALAMGADFIMLGRYFARFDESPTNKVNINGSYMKEYWGEGSNRARNWERYDMGGDKKLSFEEGVDSYVPYAGSLKDNVTLSLNKVRSTMCNCGVLAIPDLQEKARITLVSATSIVEGGSHDVVLKDNNMVEYMK from the coding sequence ATGGCATTATTTTTTGACGAACCTTCACGGACTTTTGGAGAATACCTCTTGGTCCCAGGATATTCCTCCACCGCTTGTATAGCTGCCAATGTAAGTTTGAAAACACCGGTAGTTAAGTTCAAAAAAGGGGAACAATCCTCCATCATCATGAATATTCCCCTTGTCTCGGCTATCATGCAATCCGTCTCCGATGATAAAATGGCTATTGCCTTGGCTAAAGAGGGAGGGATTGCCTTTATTTATGGCTCCCAGACCATAGAAAATCAAGCCCAAATGGTATCCCGGGTAAAGAACCATAAGGCCGGCTTTGTCATCAGCGATTCCAATGTGAAGCCGGAGGATACTTTGGCAGATATTTTAGCTTTAAAAGAAAAAACAGGCCATTCAACGGTTGCTGTTACCGATGACGGCACAGCCGATGGCAAATTAGTAGGTCTTGTAACCAGCCGTGATTACCGGGTGAGCCGGATGTCCACCGATACCAAGGTCGGGGAATTTATGACCAAATTCGAGGATCTTATTTGTGCTGATGAAAAGACCACCCTTAAAGAAGCCAATGATATTATTTGGGAACACAAATTGAACTCTTTGCCTCTTATCGACAAAGACCAGCGTTTGAAAACCATGGTTTTCCGCAAAGACTATGATTCCAACAAAGAGAATGAAAATGAGCTTTTGGATACCTCCAAACGCTATGTGGTAGGAGCCGGTATCAATACCCGGGATTATGCTGAACGCATTCCTGCTTTAGTCAATGCCGGAGCGGATGTTTTGTGTATTGATTCCTCGGAAGGCTTTACAGAATGGCAGAAAATAACCATCGACTGGGTACGTGAGCATTACGGCGATCAGGTCAAAGTGGGTGCCGGCAATGTGGTGGATCGGGAGGGCTTCCTCTTCCTGGCCAAGGCTGGGGCTGATTTCGTTAAAGTAGGCATTGGCGGCGGTTCTATTTGTATTACCCGGGAGCAAAAAGGAATTGGCCGCGGGCAAGCCACAGCTGTGATTGAAGTGGCCAAAGCCCGGGATGAGTATTTTGCGGAGACGGGGATCTATGTCCCGATCTGCTCCGATGGCGGAATTGTCTATGATTATCATATGACGTTAGCTCTGGCCATGGGGGCCGACTTCATTATGTTGGGACGGTACTTTGCCCGCTTTGATGAAAGCCCGACCAATAAAGTCAATATCAATGGCAGCTATATGAAGGAATACTGGGGTGAAGGCTCTAACCGGGCCAGAAACTGGGAGCGTTACGACATGGGCGGAGACAAAAAACTTTCCTTTGAGGAAGGTGTCGATTCTTATGTACCTTATGCCGGCAGCTTAAAGGACAATGTAACCCTCTCTTTAAATAAGGTTCGCTCCACTATGTGCAACTGCGGTGTTCTGGCAATCCCTGATTTGCAGGAAAAAGCGAGAATTACTCTGGTTTCGGCGACCAGCATTGTGGAAGGCGGATCCCATGATGTGGTGCTCAAAGATAATAATATGGTGGAATATATGAAATAA
- a CDS encoding HesB/IscA family protein, with translation MVKISELAAQKVKEVQKTQNKENCYLRLYLAGFGCGGPSFGMALEDAKTELDVLDEEHGVSVITASSLSEYLEDALIDFVENEEGSGFEIRLAKDFGGQGCGSSCGGCGGSC, from the coding sequence ATGGTTAAGATTTCAGAGCTTGCGGCTCAGAAAGTTAAGGAAGTACAAAAGACACAGAATAAGGAGAATTGCTATCTTCGTCTTTATCTGGCGGGATTTGGCTGCGGTGGCCCAAGTTTTGGGATGGCCTTAGAGGATGCTAAAACCGAACTGGATGTTCTGGATGAAGAGCATGGAGTATCCGTTATTACAGCCAGCTCTCTTTCCGAATATCTTGAAGATGCCCTCATTGATTTTGTAGAAAATGAAGAAGGCAGCGGTTTTGAAATCCGCTTAGCGAAAGATTTTGGCGGTCAAGGCTGTGGCAGCAGTTGTGGCGGCTGTGGCGGAAGCTGTTAA
- a CDS encoding LTA synthase family protein has translation MPVLQYESIKRNLRLIIDLVPDPFWWGSFIIGYIKVIAFMGMTTSWNNSWEFYFVNNYGVSSVIALCFTLLFFSVPLLFKGRSRLWVTWVFSAILAFMLFADLVYYRGYGDFLTFHLISQLANLEDLGGSIVSLIYLPDALFFIDCLLGLLLLIMKRESGKEIRRQTPWFLLICVLAVGFIYSAHYRYDRVENGQNQIVFRICWTPTDTMRNLSPVGYHFYEGYVYFKENQVIELTPEQEEEIEDWYVQHQEDSPADEYQGVFAGQNLILLQVESLENFVINQSYNGQEITPTLNRLLQDSIYFPNFYEQVWNGTTSDAELLTNASVYPVRRGSTFFRYPLNEYNSLPKLLAEKGYTTQASHPDNAGYWNWVQALTAMGFSNTLDITDFVMDEKIGLGLSDGSYLRQMLPILEQSGQPFYDFIITMTSHGPFDLPQEYRELDIEPQLDRTKLGGYFQSIHYTDKEIGLFIESLDQKGILDNTVIVIYGDHGGIHKYYNDELAGIQPQEDWWMENDRKVPLIIYKKGMGSKIIETTGGQIDVLPTVAYLMGIEEEKYTKTAQGRNLLTTQRDYAILADGSFVGTSKELEDHAIKGQTLADLIIQSNYFDQKKK, from the coding sequence ATGCCCGTTCTTCAATACGAATCCATCAAGAGAAACCTCCGCCTAATTATAGACCTTGTACCGGATCCTTTTTGGTGGGGATCCTTTATTATTGGCTATATTAAGGTCATTGCCTTTATGGGAATGACCACATCATGGAACAACTCCTGGGAATTTTACTTTGTGAATAATTACGGAGTGTCCAGCGTTATTGCTCTTTGCTTTACCCTCTTATTCTTTTCCGTCCCGTTGCTTTTCAAGGGAAGAAGCCGTCTCTGGGTAACATGGGTCTTCAGCGCGATCCTGGCCTTTATGCTGTTCGCTGATTTAGTCTATTATCGAGGATATGGTGATTTTCTTACCTTTCACCTTATTTCCCAATTGGCCAATCTTGAAGACCTGGGAGGTTCAATTGTATCTCTGATTTATTTACCTGATGCTCTTTTTTTCATCGATTGCTTATTGGGACTGCTCTTGCTTATCATGAAGAGAGAGTCAGGAAAGGAAATCAGACGGCAAACTCCCTGGTTCCTGCTTATTTGTGTACTTGCTGTGGGATTTATTTATTCAGCTCATTATCGCTATGACCGGGTGGAGAATGGGCAAAACCAGATTGTTTTCCGTATCTGCTGGACTCCCACCGATACGATGAGAAATTTATCGCCTGTGGGCTATCATTTCTATGAAGGCTATGTTTATTTTAAGGAAAATCAGGTCATTGAGCTGACTCCTGAACAGGAGGAGGAGATCGAAGACTGGTATGTACAGCATCAGGAAGATTCACCTGCTGATGAGTATCAAGGAGTATTTGCGGGGCAAAACCTTATCCTCTTACAGGTGGAATCCTTGGAGAACTTTGTCATCAATCAAAGCTACAATGGCCAGGAAATAACTCCGACGCTAAACCGGCTTTTGCAGGACAGCATCTATTTCCCCAATTTCTATGAGCAGGTATGGAATGGAACCACTTCTGATGCTGAGCTCCTGACCAATGCCTCCGTATATCCGGTAAGGCGGGGGAGCACCTTTTTCAGATACCCGCTCAACGAGTACAATTCCCTGCCTAAGCTGCTTGCTGAAAAAGGATACACTACCCAAGCCAGCCATCCCGATAACGCCGGTTACTGGAATTGGGTCCAGGCTTTAACCGCCATGGGTTTCTCCAATACCCTGGATATTACGGATTTTGTTATGGATGAGAAAATTGGTTTGGGATTAAGTGACGGGAGCTATCTTCGGCAAATGCTCCCTATCCTTGAGCAGTCTGGGCAGCCTTTCTACGATTTCATTATTACCATGACCAGTCATGGCCCCTTTGATCTGCCTCAAGAATATCGTGAACTGGACATCGAGCCACAGCTTGACCGGACAAAACTGGGGGGATATTTTCAGAGCATCCATTACACAGATAAGGAAATTGGTCTATTTATAGAATCCCTCGATCAGAAAGGGATTTTAGACAACACGGTGATTGTGATCTATGGTGATCATGGTGGGATTCATAAATATTACAATGATGAGCTTGCCGGTATCCAGCCTCAGGAAGATTGGTGGATGGAAAACGATCGCAAGGTACCCTTAATTATCTACAAAAAAGGCATGGGCTCCAAGATTATTGAGACCACAGGGGGGCAGATCGATGTTTTGCCAACGGTCGCCTATTTGATGGGCATAGAAGAAGAAAAGTACACAAAGACTGCACAGGGCCGAAATCTACTCACGACCCAAAGAGATTACGCCATTTTGGCTGATGGAAGCTTTGTCGGCACCAGCAAGGAACTTGAGGACCATGCCATAAAAGGGCAGACCCTTGCTGATTTAATCATTCAAAGCAACTATTTTGACCAAAAGAAAAAATAA
- a CDS encoding toll/interleukin-1 receptor domain-containing protein, with protein MPSIFLSHTSIDKPFVEKLARDLKRIGVNVWYDKWEIKTGDSITWKIEEGIRENEYLGIILSPEALNSEWVKSELGGAWVKQMQTKKVVVLPIYYRECQMPFFLIDRKYADFRVDYEQGFNELASIFGIKETQAITQDNWRKFTKNRKVDWKLYKIREFEQLVTALVDRAYDYNWSAWVGGTSNEYSITLYCSVKQENEYIHKHISIKLLGENNAYMASFKKQANPNNIKVSDFDTYIGNSVNACDEYVWRFMDDFNSAFGIPQEKPSYFTERFSRGNEIHEAAKEMIRKFNWYKGDKLY; from the coding sequence GTGCCAAGTATATTTCTTAGCCATACAAGTATTGATAAACCCTTTGTGGAAAAACTTGCAAGAGATTTGAAAAGAATTGGTGTGAATGTTTGGTATGATAAATGGGAGATTAAAACTGGTGATTCAATTACATGGAAAATTGAAGAGGGAATCAGAGAAAATGAATATCTAGGCATTATCTTATCTCCAGAAGCATTAAATTCTGAATGGGTTAAAAGTGAACTGGGTGGAGCATGGGTAAAACAAATGCAAACGAAAAAAGTTGTAGTATTACCTATTTACTATAGAGAATGTCAAATGCCATTTTTCCTGATTGACCGGAAATACGCCGATTTTAGAGTTGATTATGAGCAGGGGTTTAATGAATTAGCTTCAATATTTGGGATTAAGGAAACACAAGCAATAACACAAGATAATTGGAGAAAGTTTACTAAAAATAGAAAAGTGGATTGGAAATTATATAAAATAAGAGAATTTGAACAGTTAGTGACCGCATTAGTGGATAGAGCTTATGATTATAATTGGTCTGCTTGGGTTGGTGGTACTTCAAATGAATACTCTATAACTCTATATTGCTCTGTTAAACAGGAAAATGAGTATATACACAAACATATTTCAATTAAACTACTTGGTGAAAATAATGCTTATATGGCCAGCTTCAAAAAACAAGCAAACCCCAACAACATTAAAGTAAGTGATTTTGATACTTATATTGGTAACTCCGTAAATGCATGTGATGAATATGTATGGAGATTTATGGATGATTTTAATTCTGCATTTGGGATTCCTCAAGAAAAACCTAGTTATTTTACTGAACGATTTTCTAGAGGAAATGAGATTCATGAAGCCGCAAAAGAAATGATTAGAAAATTCAATTGGTACAAAGGAGATAAGTTGTATTAA
- a CDS encoding type II toxin-antitoxin system death-on-curing family toxin translates to MNDIELLYIEDILSIHEEAIKSFGGSFELYGDSVSKIRSILDQQYPHFDHDKYSSVFEKAAMLWYFLTKNHCFVDGNKRVGFYAATILLKINGYSDYIDDDEAYDKAIQISCSQLAGEALDTYILELSHWLKERFSK, encoded by the coding sequence ATGAATGACATCGAACTCCTTTATATAGAGGATATCCTCTCAATTCACGAAGAGGCCATTAAATCTTTTGGCGGGAGTTTTGAACTGTACGGGGATTCTGTGTCAAAAATCCGGAGTATCCTTGACCAGCAATATCCCCATTTCGATCATGACAAATATTCCTCAGTATTTGAAAAGGCAGCGATGCTTTGGTATTTCCTCACGAAAAATCATTGTTTTGTAGATGGTAATAAAAGAGTTGGCTTTTATGCAGCCACAATCCTTCTAAAAATCAATGGATACTCAGATTATATCGATGATGACGAAGCATATGATAAGGCTATTCAGATATCTTGTTCCCAATTAGCCGGCGAGGCATTAGATACCTATATCCTCGAACTGTCACATTGGCTAAAAGAGCGATTTTCTAAGTAA
- a CDS encoding LolA family protein — MEEKDLKVRFFLAILIGIAFLTTGCTKSADLNELISMSKDIQELYYEERNSGEIIFDGKVWAKDNQFKYEVTVYSNNEKIDTLGLLTDNSGKRTTYRIQNPNASIAPSTGISGTFQGIREDSFLRYIDRIGLEKAEIVGAEEVEGRQSVIVRTNTSNGVDPSKIWIDKKTGVPTKIEFAENEKIVTSLTYKNIKIGPGSVSDKEFEVPESALILE; from the coding sequence ATGGAGGAGAAAGATTTGAAAGTCAGATTCTTTCTGGCAATCCTTATCGGCATTGCCTTTCTCACAACAGGATGTACTAAGTCAGCGGATCTAAACGAGCTAATCAGCATGAGCAAAGATATTCAAGAGCTTTATTACGAAGAACGTAATTCTGGAGAAATCATCTTTGACGGCAAGGTCTGGGCTAAAGATAATCAATTTAAATATGAAGTAACGGTCTATAGCAATAATGAAAAAATAGACACTCTCGGCTTGCTGACGGATAATTCAGGCAAGAGGACAACATATCGGATTCAAAACCCAAACGCATCCATTGCCCCATCAACGGGAATATCGGGAACATTTCAGGGAATAAGAGAGGATTCGTTTTTAAGATATATCGATAGGATCGGTCTGGAAAAGGCAGAAATTGTGGGAGCGGAAGAAGTAGAAGGAAGGCAAAGTGTCATTGTCAGGACAAACACATCTAATGGAGTAGATCCATCTAAAATATGGATAGATAAAAAAACAGGAGTCCCAACTAAGATCGAGTTTGCGGAGAATGAGAAGATTGTGACCTCATTGACTTATAAGAACATAAAAATAGGTCCCGGCTCGGTTTCTGACAAAGAATTTGAGGTTCCTGAGTCGGCACTAATCTTAGAATAA